CAATAACATACCGGTACGTATACTGGTATCGAAACATCAACGTTTCGTATCGGTTTAAATACCGGctggtacaatttttttttttttgttgtaatttttgaatttttggtagggtataatggtaacttatttgcattaatttattagtattgtttgttttcttagtatgcaatgaacaattaagatttctattttttatattgtgtttttttttcttttaattgatgctaaagtctaaaaccatgaataatttgttttcaattgaggaaatgttttatggtaaaattttatatttattaatacacacacatatatatttatttataaatatataaaaaataatagtagacccgaaacggtataccggtaccgaaatatataGTTTCACtggtcaaaccggtacagcctcttGTATGAGATTAACTCATTTGGTTGTGATTGAACTTAGTGGATATCTTCTCTCTCTACAACAAGTTGTTACACTTTCCTTGCACCAAGTGGTTACCATCTATTAAAGACTTTGGTAATTTGCATAATTCTCATTGAGTTTTTTCttactattttaaattaagccctgaattttaaattcattaaaaatattaatatagtttagtttaaatgaaaatttttaaccAAAGTctcagaaaatttaaaatactacTTCATAAAAAACTCAATTATTAAGTTTAAAGAAATCTAGAAGaagtttgattatttattttaaattattttataattcatgaatttttttaaacgAAAACTTGGTCTTTCCCAATATAAATTCTTCATTACTTCATAAAAAACTCAATTATTAAGTTTAAAGAAATCTAGAAGaagtttgattatttattttaaattattttataattcatgaatttttttaaacgAAAACTTGGTCTTACCCAATATAAATTCTTCATGTAATTTGAGGtactttttgttcttttatttgtactatctattttattatttgcatCTCGCATATATGATTCtagaaatatatttaaatataagctTAATAAATAATTACGACTAGATTCTAATTACActataattttgtgtcaagttcctttccaatttaaaattactttatctcATTCCGCTTTAATCTCATTAACTCAAACTACCTTGccaaaacttattattattaaaatataaacgtgaatgacaaatttaccatattctaaaatttgtattcattttcaatatattttataataaatcaatcttcatatattatttgaaaaaaattaaacattataTAAATTCATTACATCGCCATAACAAAAATTACGTTAATGAGTACAGATTAAATATATACCTTTTCTTCTTAACTAAAATGgatcaataaaaaaatgaatgatttgCATACTCTACTAAATATTGTCCTACAATCTCTTTTTGATAGTATTAAGTTTAGGTACAAATGCTAATATGTAtctaattgtatttatttttaaatgcatttgTGTGTATCAAGGGACATAAGGCAATTACAAAAAAGAATCTCTTGGAGGTGTCTCAAATATACTAGCTAAAGGTTTTGAATGCTAATTAGAGATTTCAAACCTAAGACTTCATAGATCTCAAGAGGTTTTGAAAACCACTAACTAAACGTCTCAACCTCGTAAGGTCATGAATTCGATACATctaattctttttcctttcatttcttttgatATCAATAATAGACTTTACTAATCgagttaacaaaaaattatcttttattatttcataCCAAGTATATAAAAGCAAATAGATTTTCACTGTATAATGGTAATCATCTAATGATTCATCATTACCTTATTGATCACGGCAACAACAACCATCATTTTATTCTATCACAGTCACCattcaaataattgtttttccctataaaaaaaaaaagttttagagcTCCTTTAAGCCTATGACTAAATTAgttttatcaaaaatattttcattctaaaaaatatcatttcaCTTATAATTTCCGTACGGCCTAACAGCATCATTTCTCTTATCAAATAAATTAtccttttaataataatttacccaTGCAATTAATATAGCATAGCACAACTAGTTGCGAGTCCCCATATAAATTTTTAGAAGAGAGTCCCCAACTCCCCATAATTAATTACGATGATTAAgcggatatatatatatttttttttgccataaGGAATCCAAACAGTACACCCAATAATTCTAATTTGTCagaatattttacaaaaaaagttCTAGTTTGTCGAAAGTTATTAATGCAACTCAtgaattaatgattttttagaaacattttgttgttaatagttttttaatttattataaaactgtattaaaatttttctattataatttattaacagtTGACTTTAGTTTAATTAATGATTAtcccataaaaaacaaaaaaactaatgattATTTACAGTAAATCTCGGTTCATGCTTTGAATTGCGGACTCATTTTCAGCCTTTTGCTGCAACCAAAGCCCATTCAAAGTTGTGCTGTGCCGCAACATTCTGGGGTTACTTTATGGCATTTCTCACTGgcaatccaatccaatccaatctcCCTTATCATAAAAGCTTCTTCtaatttctcttttatatatcaaacaaatttcacaatttttatttaaaattattaagttaaaacttaacaattatttaaaaaaaaagagttacgtGGATAAATTGTAAATGATGAATAATAAATGTTTAATGGTGGACTCTTACAAATGTAATGTGACACCAATTATCATAATTTATCATCTTAACAAAAGTTTAATGGTTAAAATATCGTAAAATTTAAACGGTTATATAAcacattaaatttatttgtctGTGTGATTAAAATTTGTCATCATTTTCTTTCCTGAGAAACAAAATTTGTCATCACTAAATATGTGATATCATCCTTATCTTATCAAATGATGCCTTTTCTTATCAAATggtgccttttcttttttggtggggTGGGACATATAGTTTGGACaatggagtaaaaaaaaaaagaaaccaagaaTACCCAATTATAAGCAATAAATTATAAGCAAACCCAAAAGATTATAGGGACCCCACATGGCCACATGCCTTGACCCTTCCCTAGCCTTCATTtgctctttttccttttccttacACTTCACCTTTGCAATTTTCTTTGGGTATGTATAACTCTGATTTTCATTgcttatagaaaaaaaaaaattgatttcctTTGTTTCTTTCCAAATAAAGGGGCTGATCCTCAAATGTGTTCTCTTTGAATCCCAAGACAATTACTGGGTTTTGATTGAACAaccaaaacaaagagagagaggcaaTGGCAGTGCCATGGGCCATGACTCTGTGGATGGCAAAGATGGTGTGGGTGGCTCTATCTGGGTGGGTGTCTTCCTGTTTGACTGTTGCTGATGAGGTTGCTGGCTCTCTTAGAACTGGTGATATTGGACCCTTCCATGTTGGCTGATTGGACTGTCAAATTCACAAGTCCAAAGCTTTCTGGTTTGTCTCTAAAAACCATGCTGATCATTATTGTGGTGTACTGTAATATACCTTTCTCTGTCTCTTTAATTACTATTGCACTTTGTTGATCATTGCAAAACTATAATTGTTTGGTTATTacaatttcttatatttctctatcaTGCTGATTATTTGTTATGTACTGTAACATATCTTTTTCCGTCTCTTTAATTTCTACTATACTTTACTGATCCTTGCAAAACTGTAACTGTTTGGTTATTACAACCTCTTATATCCCTCTAAAGTTGTGGGCTTTCCccattattgttgttgtttttgttttttcctatGATGAGTTTGTTGAATTATTTATGGATATGGTCATCTCATCAGTTCAACAGCGGTGGATTTTGACTTTTTGTCTGGGAACTTTGCGGTTCATATATGGGATTTGCTTAATTGCATGGAGCAAGTGTTTAGATGAAACATAGGATTTGGAAAAATTGCAAGCTTTCTTCACTTTTCACTGACATCTTGGTAACTAAGTGGAGctatacaatcaaatttttgtGCTTGAATTGTTATATTCTGGACACAGTGACAACTAACGTATCTTAATGACAAAGGGAAAATAATACCAACccagaaaataaaggaaaagattgagtgaaataaaaaggaaaagcaaTGAGCAAAATGTTGATGACACCTAAGAAGAAATTTTAATGGAATCCTTAGTGGTGCATGAAAGACAGAATCTAAAGGATCTAGGTTTTGTTGGAAATGAAAGAATTGGCTATTCTTTCACTTATAATTTTTCATGCTTATTGTTGATTGTGAATTTTGGCTAAGTCGTTGTTTTGAACAACTCTGGTTTCTGGCTTGTAACTGTTACTGATGATATGTGTGTGCTTAATCAATTGGAAGTTTTAGATGTTGTCTGCTTTGTAAACTTTGAGTTCCGTAGTGGGAATTTGAAATTGGCTGCTGCCTTCATCAATAGGCCGTTCTTGAAATTGGATGATGATTTTGAGGTAAGCAAATGCTGTGGCAACAATTTTATTGTAGGAGATTTTAGATTCAGAGACagccttattttttatttgtgaattGCTCAAAGCATAATGATTCTTTTGTCCAATACATGAAGTTTGAGTTTAATTGTGCAGCAGCACTAATATACTTATGCATCCATTGGAAGTAGATATAAATTGAAGAGGGAAAAATTAGAGATACATTATTGCTGTTGTATTATTTACCAATGGTTGAAAATTGTAGGGTACAGGGTATATTAGTGGTGTATGTTCCAAGGAACACTTTAATCTGTGCCCATCTGATATAGGGCAAAATCTGTAGTCTGTAACTGTAAAAAGTACTAATTCTACATTATGGTACTAGGTACCTTAGTGGTGTATGTTCCCTGGAGGACTTTAATCATTTTCTATCTGATAAAATGCAAAATATATAGTGCAATTATAAACAGTACTCATTCTATGGATTTTAACTTTTGAGAGACAATACAATCTAGGCTAATGAATTAGAGTATGGTCTAGACTCATGGGACAGAGAACTATCAATCAATTTTGTTGTGATAAACAAATATTCAGCAAGTTACATCCGCCCCTTTATTTTTACACTCTCAGTGGCATACACACACTTGCTTCATCTATAATAGTATACATTGGGattcttttatgttttgaaattCTATGCTGCATGAGAGATGATTTAGTGTGCTACCAATTAATGTGGtatgaaatttttaaatatgtctTCTTGTACATAGTCTACCATGTTGAGGTTTGAAAAGGATAAGAGCATGTTGGAAACTATGACTTTTTTGTTGCTTAAAGGCATTTGATATAATAAAGTCAACATGGAGGATTGAAGGGTGTGAATGAGATTTCGGTATACATATTTTGTTGAATGTTTAATGTTTAGGTATGTGCAAGAATGCACGTTAGCTTCCAGTTATGATCGGGTAGGTAAGAATTCATTTGTGTCCTATGTTTGTCACCTTTATATGTactctttgtttatttatttactttctttttgGGAATGCAACTACCACCCCTATGGAATAGAGGTACCCTATGGTTTGTTTGCGATACTTCACTCCCCTATGCTTAGATCCGTTAATCAGTTTGGTTAACTTAGGTGAAATTTGATGATGTGGCAAGTGCTTGAATCCCTTGTGTTTTAAGGGCATTCCATGTGGCAAGTGCCAGTTTGTGGTTTTGTGGGTTTCatcatgaaccctaagaactaaAGATCAGTTTAAAAAGGCAAGAAGATTTTTAACTTATTAGTTTTATTGTCACAATATACTGAGTATAGCTTCACAAAGGGGGCTCTGATCACGTGATCTTACATCTTATGTTTGTTTCTTTAGTCTTGAAGGACTTTTGTCTGCCCCTACAACTTTGTGTTCATGTTAACTAATAGTCATACTATTCAATCTTTGATGGTCCTAATAGCTGCCTTTTTAAAAGTAAGAATGTTAGCTGGTCAAAAATCATTACTGATTTTGGCTTTCAGTCTTTGTGGCTATTATGTTGCAAGACAACTAAACCTTGTTTTTTGCTTGAACAAAGTTAACCTCTAATAGTGCTTAATTTTTTCTCATCACGGTCTCTTACAAAATTAGCCTGCAATATACTTCTGAACCTCATCAAACACTCTGAAATGTAGTTAGTTATGACTTGAAAAAATAGCTAGTAAATGCGACTTGGTTTAAAAGACAACTTGGGCATAATATTCATTTTCCATCTCtactatttttctttccttgtaCTAGTCTCACTATTTTTACATCTTATGACACATTGGTCCCCTTATACATTAATGCGTCCATCCTAGATGCTACTCATACCTCTTTAATGTGCACAATAAAACAATTTCCATTTTTATATGATCATAAACATGTCATCTCATTGATGAAAATGAACTGTGTAAAAGCATACTGGCTTGGTTGAGATCTTATACAGTTTAATTGTGAAAATGATGTGAAAGGGATGAATATTGAATACAATGCACATGCTTTTTATGTTTcacaaattgaaaaatctcAGGATCTTCTTGTATGGCCAAAAACCGGCCTGAAGTTGCTTCACCCCACTACcttattatattttgattttaagtTACGTTAAGCTTCCTCCAGATAAATCATATTGAGAAgtgaaatattattttgttttgttttgtttttatttttatttttaatatcgGTACGAGTTACTATGACATTGTGTGCATGATCTACAATATATTTGAACTATCCTCTCTATCCTATGATGTAAAGACAGAATAGTTCACTGTCTTTCTGATTGATAGCCAATAGAAATGATTGGGACAAATGTGAATTTGGATTTATTATCATTAAAGATAGAATGCCATCGTTTAGAAGATTCTTTCAACCAATAAGTGTACTTGTATATATGCATGCCTTATCTTAGTTATATGAAAATTTATATCCTACTTATTTGTTCACTCCTCATAAAcatgtttatttaaaatatgGCCTACAAATTCTAAAGTCAAACTTATGGTTGTTGATTCTGTCATTAGCTACTATAGGCATAATGAAAGGAAAAGAAGGTGAATTTGCTACAGGGAAAAAACTACTATCAGTATTTATGACTACCTATAGTGGTTAAAAAGGTTTTGCTGCTAATATTCTAGCTTTCTATAGTTCTGTTGATTTAGTTGAAATTTGAGATGAATGATTGCATTAAGTataatatttttcccttttcgTGGACAGATCGGCTGAGGCTAGTTGGAAACAAGAGAGGAGATTGAATAAATGGTTTGGGGATTTAAAGCCATCTCTAAGTTCTGTAGTTAATACTCTGTGCAAATCTTCTTAAATGGTTTATGATTCATTTTCCACTTTAAAACAAATTGTAAAGCTTTGACATACTTTATAGAAGAGGTTTGATATTTGTTATTGGGATGgggtaagagagagagagagagagagagagagagagaaggggggggggggttggtttGAATTGGTGTGGTGCTTTAGGTTTGACAAGTTCTGTAAAATTGACAAGGTTGCTGCATGACATTGTGTTTGGTGGTGTTTTGAAGAGACTCAACatttagggcctgtttggatggaggagggaaggagggggagtggaGAAGAGTAGAGTAGAATGGGCTAAAAGTAGGCTAAATTTAGGCCAAATCTACTCTATTCTCCCTCTCTCCCCTTCAATCTAAACAGACCATTATTGGGGATTGTTCTTCAAATagataaaaatgaaatgtaaatGTTTGGATTCCAAATAAAGGCCTGATCCTTGTTTTCAGTCATGTTTGATATTTAGGGAATGAAAGTAGTTAgtatacctttttctttttaattattattatttttttaacgcAGTTAGTTTGCCCATTTTAGGCAGGGTAGGCTTGCCTTTTCCCTCATTCTGGTTAAATTTTTATTGGCTTTGGTGTTTtcacaatgccttgattaataGCTTTGATCATGTTAGCCTGAAGTGGTTAGGAATTATGGATTATCATTGGGTTTATGCACTGACTTCCTAACATAATAATTCATCTCTCTTAAAAACAACTCTACACAACTATGGAAGAAATGCACTTGACTctaacaaaaaacaaagtaaaTCATCATTCTAGGTCATTGATTCTTATGATTAAACCTAATACCAACTTTCATGCTTCGTTACTCGAAAGAAAGTACAAGCACTACCAGTATAAATAGCTGCGCCCAATGGATTTGTCGACTATTATATAATTGGCGAAATTACAATATTGGTTTATCAAGTTTACCCTGTGTGCACAATTGGTCTCTCCAGTTTCAAGTGAgcacaattggtccctcaagttttaaaCTTGAGTTGTATTAGTCCTTTTACTAACTATTGTTAGTAGTGTTACTTATGTGGCTAACGGAATAACgacttggcatttttttaatgatgtggcgtgtttttaattaaaaaattacaaaataaatttatatgtaagaAACAATATTTACAATCCggtaccaaattaaaaaatccaTGTGCGAGTGTGTGTGAAAGGAATTTGCGCAGGGATTGGTGTTATGTGCGAGTGTGTGTGAGAGGAATTTGCTAGCGGACACATCGAAGATTGTAGAGAAGAACAAGATCTGTAAGTGTAAAGAAGAGGATTGTAGGAAAGTTGTCACTATAAGAGCACAATGAATCTGAATTCCCGCACACCAATGTTTGGTGGGGACtttcatatgtatatatatatattgaatttgtaCCCAGTGAAAGGCAACTGATGGGTCCTTGATTCTGAAATATCCTCAATAGTTACTGATGGAGTGTTGGCTCTTGAATACAACGCTTCAATTTGTAAATCTCGTTGGGAAAAATGTTCCTCCTATCTTGCGGGTAAttctttttccttcaattttctttcttacGCATTGAAACTACGTttctctttatttcttgtttggCAACCGAGAAAATTTTGGAATAGAATAGAAAAACAAGGGGAAAATGATTAGGTTTGTTTTAGGTGCGTGTCTTTGTTTGTtatctgagaaaaaaaaaagtgaaacaagaggaaataaaaaacagttagttttttttgtttggtgtggaTAGCCTAATAtggatttttggtttctttgttttttgattgaaatttttgtgagtgtggagtagaatatatatatatatatatatatatattttttttttaatttggtattGGATTGTAAATATTGTTTCTTAcatgtaaatttattttgtaattttttaattaaaaacatgtcatatcattaaaaaaatgccaagtcattattccgttagccacgtaagtAACACTACTATCAGTAGTTAGTAAAAGGACTAATAcaactcaattttaaaacttgaggaaTCAATTGCATACACATggtaaacttgagggaccaatattGTAGTTTCGTCTATATAATTCAATGATGATTTCATAATCTACATCAACTTCCTTAGAGGCTGAGGCTTCACCAAATGATAATCCCTCTAAAGTTTGAACAAACATGATAACTTTTTCCTTGAGGATTTTGACTTTCTATAAATACACAATGAGATTTCTTTAAcgaaatatttaattaaagaataaataaaatactcaCTCACTAATACAAGCCTTTAAACAAACCTCCGGAGGAAATGTCTATCCCTgcctctccctctttttctctctccaatttggaaagaacaaaaatagtaaatttgaggggaaaataatgagaaattCTATAGacataaaaatattgaattttttttttcacaactaaCTAATTTTACTTATTGTTAGTAACAAGTAAAAACATGATGTTAATAATGACTCCAGTCAAAAACCAATAAAAGTTTATCTATGCAAACTTTTGGGTTGcatttgctcaaaaaaaaaatacttccaATTAATTTTCCTCCTCTTCACTTCCAAGTTCCACccattattcaacaaaaagttcATTTTCCCTCCCTTTTTCGTATTGTCTCAATGATTCTTTCGTTCCTCGTATTCTCAAATTCTCAACTCGGTGCAACTACAGCACCACCaaaatcaaagtaaaaaaataaaaaatttacaaatgcaTTCATTTAGCTTCAGTTTCTCAATATAAGATAAAAGATTGTAGTTCGGAATTACTTAAGGTGCGTTTGCTAAAGTATTTTAAATacttgttttcagtttttaaataatattttacgtatttttatataattttttacccatatgtatatcaaaaaaatacaaacaatattgcTGAAACCCCTCTAACctctacaaaatattttatatatttgtaagcGTAAATCTGGCCAACAGTAatattttacagtaaaaaaaaaaaaaagggtaaaattcAGCTTTTACACTTTTTTATCTTTCATACAACTCTCCCGCTCTCTACGACAAACACTGTCTCCTCTCTGCACTCTTCGCTCTTCCCACACAAACCAGACCACCGAGCCACTCATCACCGGCCACCGATCAATTCGTCGGAGACACTCATCGCCTAATCCACCTCCGCCATAGTGTGCTCCACCCACAGAATCTCGGTTCGACTTTCGTAAGTTTTCTTCTTCGTTTTTGGATGGCTTTCTGGTTGTGGTGGGTGGCTGGGTTTGTGGGTTGCGGTGGGTGATTGGGTGGTTTGTGGGTTGCGGTGGGTGATTGGGTGGTTTGTGGGTTGCGGTGGGTGATTGGGTTCGTGGGTTTGTGACtgtaaatgaaaatatttttacttcGAAACAAACGGAGGAGTTACTTTTTTGCTAAAAGCTTTGTAGCTTGAAATGTTAGCGTTTTTTCATGGGATACAGTAATAGGGATTATTAGTTTTTTAGATTGAAATGTTAGCAAATTTTCGAGTATCAACCAATGTGACAGTGAGACAATTCAGCAATATTCATAGATCACCCATTTTCGGCTGTTGTGTCCAATATGTTATTCCATTACTATGCAATCTTAGGAATTTTTGTGGAAGACCCAGAACTGATCTTTATCACTCGATGAATGTGCCCGGAATGGCCAAATTTGAGATACCCAGAAGAGATTCTAGTGCCAATTCGTATTTGGCAAGGACTAATTGGCTGATCACCAAGTTTTTAAGAGAGGGTAGAATTGGGGATGCACGCCGAGTGTTCGATCAAATGTGTGAGAGAGATGTGGTCACTTGGACAACGGTGATCGCAGGGTATGTTAAGCGTGGGATGGTTGAGGAGGCAAGGAGGTTGTTTGATAGAGTGGATGCTAAGAAGAATGTGGTTACTTGGACAGCTTTGGTTGGTGGGTATGTAAGGTTGAAAAGGTTTAAGGAAGCTGAGAGTTTGTTTAATGAGATGCCGGTTAAGAATGTGGTTTCTTGGAACACAATGATTGATGGGTATGCAAGAGATGGTAAAATTGATTTAGCTTTGGACTTGTTTGATAGGATGCCAGAGAGGAATGTGGTTTCGTGGAATACTGTTATTACGGTGTTGGCGCAATGTGGGAGGATCGATGAGGCACAGGGGTTTTTTGAACGGATGCCTGAGAGGGATGTGATTTCATGGACGGCAATGGTTGCGGGTTTGTCAAAAAATGGTAGGATTGAGGAGGCACGGTTACTTTTTGATAGGATGCCTGAAAGGAATGTGGTTTCATGGAATGCTATAATTACTGGTTATGCACAGAATAAGAAGTTGGATGAGGCTCTTAGCTTGTTTGAGAGAATGCCTGAGAGGGATATGCCCTCATGGAATACCATGATTACAGGATTTATTCAGAATGGGGAGTTAGGTAGGGCTTGGAAGTTGTTTAATGAAATGCCCCAAAAGAATGTCATATCTTGGACTGCGATTATCACAGGGTATATTCAGGATGGGCAAAGTGAAGAAGCCCTGAAGATTTTCTCCAAAATGCTGGTGGCCGATGGGGTGAAACCTAATGAAGGAACTTTTGTAACAGTTTTGGGTGCTTGTAGTGATCTAGCAGGTCTTAGTGAGGGACAACAAGTTCATCAGATGATAAGTAAAACAGTCTATCAAGGTTGTGCATTTGTGGTATCAGCACTCATAAACATGTATTCGAAGTGTGGAGAGTTGGGTGCTGCTAGGAAGATGTTTGATGATGGGCTGCCAAGCCATAGGGATTTGATTTCTTGGAATGGCATGATTGCAGCTTATGCACACCATGGATGCGGCATAGAGGCAATTAGTTTGTTTAATGAAATGAGGGAATTAGGGGTCCAGCCTGATGATGTCACCTATGTGGGGCTGCTCTCAGCATGTAGCCATGCTGGTTTGGTGGAGGAGGGGCTAAAATACTTTGATGAGCTTGTGAAAGATGGGTCCATAATTGTGAGAGAAGATCACTACACATGCTTGGTTGATCTCTGTGGCCGTGCAGGGAGGCTTAAAGAGGCTTTTGATTTTATAAAGCGGCTAAGGAACAAACCATCAGCATCTATTTGGGGGGCTCTACTTGCTGGATGTAATGTTCATGGGGATGTGAACATAGGGAAGCTAGCTGCAAAAGACCTTTTAGAAGTGGAGTCAAAGAATGCAGGCACTTATCTATTGTTGTCTAACATATATGCTTCAGCTGGGAAATGGAGGGAAGCAGCTAATATGAGGTTGAAAATGAAGGATAAGGGGTTGAAAAAGCAACCTGGTTGCAGTTGGATAGAAATTGGGAATAGACCATATGTGTTTGTAGTTGGTGATAAGTCTAATAGTCAATCTGAACTTATTTGTTCTttacttcatgatcttcatggAAAAATGAAGAAGGTTGGATGTGTACCACATGATGATTTGATAATGGATGAGGATTTTGCAATAACATAAGACTTGAATTGACGTAATGTTTGATGGTGCTACTATAGGTCACATGTAGAAATGATGCTTAATTAGGAGCATCTACCTATTAGTCGGCCATATTCAATTGGATGATG
This genomic stretch from Castanea sativa cultivar Marrone di Chiusa Pesio chromosome 9, ASM4071231v1 harbors:
- the LOC142609545 gene encoding uncharacterized protein LOC142609545, encoding MAVPWAMTLWMAKMVWVALSGWVSSCLTVADEVAGSLRTGDIGPFHVG
- the LOC142609748 gene encoding uncharacterized protein LOC142609748 yields the protein MLANFRVSTNVTVRQFSNIHRSPIFGCCVQYVIPLLCNLRNFCGRPRTDLYHSMNVPGMAKFEIPRRDSSANSYLARTNWLITKFLREGRIGDARRVFDQMCERDVVTWTTVIAGYVKRGMVEEARRLFDRVDAKKNVVTWTALVGGYVRLKRFKEAESLFNEMPVKNVVSWNTMIDGYARDGKIDLALDLFDRMPERNVVSWNTVITVLAQCGRIDEAQGFFERMPERDVISWTAMVAGLSKNGRIEEARLLFDRMPERNVVSWNAIITGYAQNKKLDEALSLFERMPERDMPSWNTMITGFIQNGELGRAWKLFNEMPQKNVISWTAIITGYIQDGQSEEALKIFSKMLVADGVKPNEGTFVTVLGACSDLAGLSEGQQVHQMISKTVYQGCAFVVSALINMYSKCGELGAARKMFDDGLPSHRDLISWNGMIAAYAHHGCGIEAISLFNEMRELGVQPDDVTYVGLLSACSHAGLVEEGLKYFDELVKDGSIIVREDHYTCLVDLCGRAGRLKEAFDFIKRLRNKPSASIWGALLAGCNVHGDVNIGKLAAKDLLEVESKNAGTYLLLSNIYASAGKWREAANMRLKMKDKGLKKQPGCSWIEIGNRPYVFVVGDKSNSQSELICSLLHDLHGKMKKVGCVPHDDLIMDEDFAIT